Genomic window (Paenibacillus sp. PK3_47):
GATCAAAGCGGTAGGTGTTGGCATCCTCCAAAGGCATGATCTGCACATACAGTCTCCACGCCGGGAAATCACCCTTATCAATCGCATTGAACAAATCTTCTGTATGATAATCCGGATTTTCGCCGGCAATTTGCGCTGCCAGGTTCACGTCGAGATTCTTGACGCCCTGTTCTGTTTTGAAGTGGTATTTCACCCATACAGCAGCGCCTTCGGCATTTACCCATTTGAACGTATGGCTTCCGAAACCGTGCATATGACGCAGTGTGGCCGGAATGCCGCGGTCTGACATCAGAATGGTAACCTGGTGCAGGGACTCAGGAGACAAAGACCAGAAATCCCATACTGCGTTCGGATTTTTGAGATGTGTCTGCGGATGACGCTTTTGTGTATGAATAAAGTCCGGGAACTTGATCGCATCTCTAATGAAAAAGACAGGGGTATTATTGCCGACCAGGTCGTAATTACCTTCTTCAGTGTAAAATTTCACGGCAAAACCGCGCGGATCGCGGACCGTATCCGCTGAGCCAAGCTCACCGGCTACAGTAGAGAAACGGATGAACATTGGTGTGCGTTTGCCGACTTCGGACAAGAAGGCAGCTTTAGTATATTGGGACAAATCCTGTGTCACTTCAAAATATCCATGAGCACCTGCACCTTTGGCGTGAACAACACGCTCCGGAACACGCTCCCGGTTAAAATGTGCCAATTTCTCAAGAAGATGCACATCCTGCAGCAAAGTAGGTCCACGGGAACCTGCAGTCATTGAATTTTGATTATCGCCAACGGGTGCGCCCCAGCTTGTTGTAAGTTTGTTATTTCCTTGACTCATGAATACCTTCACCTCGTAATAGGATTTGATTTTAGATTTAGTATAAGTTTTATATTAAACATAATGATTGAAAAAAGCAATTCTTTTTTATAATAATTTTAATTAACATTATGCACCACAAATGAGAGTCATGATCGTTAGGCCTGCTTGAGCCCGAGAAAAAATTACGCAGCAGAAAAATCCCGCCCGCAGCTGCGGGCAGGAGGAGGATCTCGCTAGAAAATGAGTACGGTAAGGC
Coding sequences:
- the katA gene encoding catalase KatA, with the protein product MSQGNNKLTTSWGAPVGDNQNSMTAGSRGPTLLQDVHLLEKLAHFNRERVPERVVHAKGAGAHGYFEVTQDLSQYTKAAFLSEVGKRTPMFIRFSTVAGELGSADTVRDPRGFAVKFYTEEGNYDLVGNNTPVFFIRDAIKFPDFIHTQKRHPQTHLKNPNAVWDFWSLSPESLHQVTILMSDRGIPATLRHMHGFGSHTFKWVNAEGAAVWVKYHFKTEQGVKNLDVNLAAQIAGENPDYHTEDLFNAIDKGDFPAWRLYVQIMPLEDANTYRFDPFDVTKTWSQKDYPLIEVGRMVLDRNPENYFAEVEQATFSPGSFVPGIEASPDKMLQGRLFAYADAHRYRVGANHNQLPINRPVAEVNNNQRDGAMAYGNNGGASVYYEPNSFGGAKESPEHKPAPFQVTGHADSTAYDHNDHYTQPGDLYRLLSEDERTRLVRNIVGAMAPVEFDEIKLRQIGHFYKADPEFGTRIAEGLGLTVPEGL